The nucleotide window CAGGGCAATGGCATTGACGGTTGGCATGTGGCAGCATATAATGCCAATCAAGAGGAGGGTTGGCCATGGAAACAACCTTGGATCGATTCGGTCGGGTGGTGATCCCAAAAGAAATTCGCGACATTCTCGGTCTGAAACCGGGGGAACTGTTAAAGGTGGAGCAATCGGATGACGAGGTTATTTTGAAGCCGTTGCGGGAAGAACCCCCGATCAAGGTGAAGGATGGCGTACTGGTCTATGCAGGCACAGCAACAGGCAATCTGATGGAGGCTGTGAGGACTCATCGCGAAGAACGCCTCAAGAGGGTATCTTCGCCGAGGAGATCATGAAAATCCTTTTTGACACCTCTGTCCTCGTGGCTGCGATTGTGGAACCGCACCCTTTACATACTCCCGCTTTCCGATGGCTCAAGCGGGCAAGGGCGAAAGAGTTCGACATGCTGATCGCCGGTCATACTCTGGCTGAACTGTACGCGGTACTGACCACGTTGCCCATACGCCCGAAAATTACGCCCGGGATAGCCGGGCATCTGATCCGCAGTAATGTGGAAGCCCTGGCAAAGATAGTTTCCCTCTCACCCTCGGAGTACAGTGCTGTCGTCAAGCAGATGGCTGATCTGGGACTATCCGGAGGGGTGATCTATGATGCTATTATCGTGAAGGCCGCGAATAAGTCAGGGGTTGACCATGTGTTGACATTGAATATTGACGACTTCACACGAGTATGGCCAGAGGGCGCAGATCGTCTCATCGCGCCATAAAACACCGGTGACGACCGCAACCTCCCCTGGCAGGCTGGACATCTAAGACCCTTGAAAGAGTTTGTCAAGGAACTCCCGCGCGACGACTGCAACATCGCGGTGATTGACATCCACATCGTAGTTCATCTGTCGCATCGCCCCCTCTGAAATCCGTCCGGCCAGTCGCTCGATCGCCGTCTGAAGTTCCGGATGCGCTGCCAGCGTCTCTGTTCGCACGACGGGGATGGCGTGGTAGGGTGGGAAATAGCGCCGGTCATCTTCGAGCATGAACAGATCGAGTCCCTTGATCAGCCCGCTGGTCGCCTCTCCGGCAATCAGATCGACCGAGCCGCCCGCAAGCGCCCGGTAGCTCAGCGTCAGATCCATCACATGCGGCGTCTCGGCAAATCGCAGGCCGTAGGTCTGCACCAAGCCTTTGTAGCCATCCTCCCGTTCCAGGAATTCGTATCCGAAGGCAGCCTTCCAGCTTGGCGTATGCGGCGCCGCATCGCTGATCGTGTTGAGGTTGAGTCGACGCGCCTCGGCGACCCGAATGAGGATGGCAAAGGTATTGTTGAAGCCGAGGGGCGGCAGCACCGTCCGGCCGGTTGCCGCATACGCTGCGGTGACGCGCGCGAGCACATCCGCGTGATCCCGCGAGACCGGCTGATGGAAGATTGCGGTCAGGGCCGTTCCCGTATACTCGACGTAGGCATCGATGGCGCCGGAGCGAAGCGCCTGATCGCTGATGAACGTGCCGCCGAGATTGAGGCGGCGCTCGACCCTGAGATCGGTCGTCCGCTCGATCGTCTGGGCCAGCAACTCGCCGAGGATGACCTGCTCAGAAAAATTCTTCGACCCGATAATGACCCGAGCGCCCCAACGCCCCGAGACCACGAAGCTGCCCATGACGATCAGGGTCAGCGCAACGCCGACGGCCGTCAGCGCGCGGGCGGTTACGCGACCCGATCGGGCGGCCCCCGGCATCATGGCGCGCTCCAGCCATCCGAGTGACGCGTCCACCGTAAGGGCGAGGAGGGCGGCCGGCACCGCGCCCGCCAGGATCAGGGTCGGCTCGGTCATAGAGAGGCCCCGGAAGATATAGTCGCCGAGCCCTCCCGCCCCAATGGCGGCGGCAATCGTGGCCGCCCCCACGCCGACGACCGCCGCCACCCGCACTCCCGCCACCATCGTCGGCATCGCCAGCGGCAGTTCGACCTGCAGCAGCAACTGTCGCGGCGTCATCCCCAGGGCCACCCCCGCATCCCGCGCGGCCCGGTCGATCCCCTGGATGCCGGCGACCGTGTTGCGCATGACCGGCAGCAGCGCATAGAGGATGAGCACGAGCAGCGCGCTTCGGGCGCCGATCCCTCCAATCAGCGGCAGCGCCACCAGGAACCCGAACATGGCGAGGCTGGGCACCGTCTGGGCGATATTGGCGAAGGTCAACAGCACCGCACCCAGCCGAGGGCGCCGTGTCGCCACGATCCCGAGCGGCACCGCGATGGCGATCGCCGCGGCGGTCGCGACCAGCGTGAGCAGGAGATGCTGGGCGATCGCGCCCAGCATGTCGGCACGATGGGCGATCCAGAAGCTAAGCAGATTCACGGGCGATGACCGGCACCGACGGCATAGCGTCAAGGAACATGCGGACCCTTGGGTCGCGCGTGCGGGCGACCGTGTCCGGCGTGTCGAGGGCCACGAGACGTCCCTGATCGAGGACACCAAGTCGGGTGGCGAGCGCAAAGGCTTCACCCATGTCGTGCGATACCATGACGACGGTTTTACGGAGCTGTTCCTGAATGCAGCGGAACTCGCGGTGCAGTTCGGCTCGCGTGAGCGGATCGAGTGCGCCGAACGGCTCATCCATCAGGATCACGGGGGGGTCGGCGGCCAGTGCCCTCGCGAACCCCACTCGTTGACGTTGGCCGCCTGAGAGCTGGTGGGGAAACCGCCCTTCAAAGGTGGCTGGGTCAAGCCCGACAAGCTCCAGCAACTCCCGACATCGCGCATGGATACGAGCCTCCGGCCACCCTTCCAGGCGGGGGACGACGGCGATGTTGCGGCCGATGGTCATATGCGGGAACAGGCCCACCTCCTGCAAGACATAGCCGGTTCGGCGGCGCAAGGCGATCGGATCCCACTCGGGCGTCGCCCGGCCCTCGACGCGGACGATACCAGCGCTCGGCACGAGGAGGCGGTTGATCAGCCGCAGGATGGTCGTCTTGCCGACGCCGCTGCGCCCTACAAGGACGAGCACCGTGCCGCGCTCGACGATGAAGCTGACATCGTCAAGAATCACCGCGCCGCCAGGGACCTGGTAATCTACGTGCTCGAACTCAATCGTAGCCAGGTCATTCATGGCTGAAGGAAAAGGCTGTTGAGATCATCGCAGGCGGGATGATCAGGAGGCCAGGAATAGGCAAAATTGATCCTGAGGATCGCTGAAGCAGCCAAGCACCTGAAACCCATGGTCGGCGAGTAACGATTGCATCTGCTCCCGGGAGTATTTGTGACAATTTTCGGTGTGGATGGTCTCACCCTGACGAAGTTCGATATCGAGATCAAGATCAGCGATCCGTACGCGCTGGTGGCGCAGACTGACCAGGTGCATCTCGATCCGACCGCCCTCCTGATTCCACACCGCCCGATGCCGGAATGCCGCCGGATCGAAATTCGCGGATAACTCCCGGTTGAGCCGCACCAGAATGTTAAGATTAAAATTCGCGGTGATGCCCTGGGCATCATCATAGGCGGCTTCGAGGACAGCAGGGTCTTTAATCAGGTCAACGCCGAGCAAGAGCCGGTCGGTCGGGTGCAGATGGCGGCGGAGCATCGTGAAAAACCCGGCGATCTCTTTTGCCGTGAAGTTGCCGATGGTGGAACCAAGAAACGCGACCAGCCGAGGTCCACTGGCCCCACTTGCCAGGTACCGCAGCCCATCCCCGAATTCGGCCACGACCCCCACAACCTGCAGGCACGGGTAGTCATGCAAAAGCTGTCGAGTTCCATTCTCCAATCCTGTCGGTGAGATATCAACGGCATAGTAGGTCAGCGCCCGCTGGCGAGTCAGGCACGAGTCGATCAGATATCGGATCTTCGTGGAGCTGCCGCTGCCAAGCTCCACCAGCGCGAGGTCCGAGGGGCAGCGCTCGATGATGGACGCGGCGTGACTCTTCAGAATCGCGGTCTCGGTCCGTGTCAGGTAATACTCCGGCAACTCGCTGATCTGCTCGAAGAGCGCGTTGCCTTCACGATTGTAGAAGTATTTGCACGGAAGCCACTTCCCGGACGCGGTCAGTCCCTGCCGGACATCCTCGGCCAGCGTGTTCTCCGCATTTCTCAACGCAATATAGCTATATCGTTCATTTTCCATGGCGTTATCTCAGTCTGCTGTTCGGGTGATACCGTTCTTTGATCCCCCTGTCAAGGGGAAAGAAAGAAATGATGGCTATGGCGATTACGCCACTTTTATGCTACAACTACGGCACGTCATGCCGTACGGTTACCGTCGACGATGGCACACCTCAACGGCTGAGGGTGGTCATCGTCTGTTTCCTGGTAATTCTGCTCAATGGAGGGCGTGTCTCATGTCAACAGCCCGCACTATCCGTATTCGGCGGCTCGTCTCTACCCGCCGCCGTCTAACCAACCGACACGCGTTGTGGGTGATCGGCCTGCTCCTGACAACCGCCGTCGGTTGTGCGCCGATGCAGTCGTCCTCCCCATTCGATGGCGAGCCGCTCGGTCGTCCAGGCGCAATGGAGCAGCTCCCTCTTATTACTCTAATCTTATGGCATGCCCGAGATCTCTCGCTCACTCCTGCCCAGATTGAGACACTGAACCGCCTTCGCGGCGACCACCAGCGGCAAACTGAGGCACACACCGCGGAGCTCCAGCGGACAGAACAGGAACTCCAGCAGTTGTTCGGCAAAGAGCCGCTCGATCTGGCGCAAGTAGATGCAAGAATGCGAAAGATAGACGCGCTTCGGACTGACCTCCGGATGAGTCGAATCAGGACCATCGAGCAGGGAAAGGCAACACTGACACCGGAGCAGTGGCAAGAGCTGCAGCCTGTGCTTCGCGGCGGTCTGTAGCATCTCTGTCAGGGAAGGGGAGATATGGCGAAGCGCACAAAGGTCCAACTTGGCGTTGCGACAGTTGACGGAGTCGATCTCGATTTCCGGACGCTGCACGAGGAGTGGAATGAGTACGAGACCGAGGACGGGAGCCGGATCCGTGTGAAGTTAGTAGTCACTGAAATCGTCCGTACTGATCAGTACGACCTCCAGACAGATCAGCCGGTTTATGTTGTCCGGTCCGGAAATATTGTGGTCACCAAAGCGCCGGACGAATTGAAAGAGAAGCTGCGCGACCGACAATCCCGGTAAGCGCGCAGCCATCCTGCCGGGGTGGCGGAACAGGGAGACGCTCGGGACTTAAAATCCTGCGGGCTTCGGCTCATGCGGGTTCGACTCCCGCCCCCGGCACCAATGGTTTCATAAAGTTGGACGTTTCCAGTCGAGTAGCCCACATCGTCGCTCCCTACAATGGTCACGGTTTCGTCACAATACCGGCCTTACACTACCCCACCCTCTGCTGATGACATAGGATTCTTTTATGAAGGAGGTTGATATGAAGAAGAGGCTCTTCATGATGGCGGCCTTATTGGTATTGGGTACGACAGTCCCGGCGGTTGGAGTCCGGGCTGAGG belongs to Candidatus Methylomirabilis lanthanidiphila and includes:
- a CDS encoding Ribonuclease VapC40; its protein translation is MKILFDTSVLVAAIVEPHPLHTPAFRWLKRARAKEFDMLIAGHTLAELYAVLTTLPIRPKITPGIAGHLIRSNVEALAKIVSLSPSEYSAVVKQMADLGLSGGVIYDAIIVKAANKSGVDHVLTLNIDDFTRVWPEGADRLIAP
- a CDS encoding ABC transporter ATP-binding protein encodes the protein MNDLATIEFEHVDYQVPGGAVILDDVSFIVERGTVLVLVGRSGVGKTTILRLINRLLVPSAGIVRVEGRATPEWDPIALRRRTGYVLQEVGLFPHMTIGRNIAVVPRLEGWPEARIHARCRELLELVGLDPATFEGRFPHQLSGGQRQRVGFARALAADPPVILMDEPFGALDPLTRAELHREFRCIQEQLRKTVVMVSHDMGEAFALATRLGVLDQGRLVALDTPDTVARTRDPRVRMFLDAMPSVPVIARESA
- the egtD gene encoding Histidine-specific methyltransferase EgtD, producing the protein MENERYSYIALRNAENTLAEDVRQGLTASGKWLPCKYFYNREGNALFEQISELPEYYLTRTETAILKSHAASIIERCPSDLALVELGSGSSTKIRYLIDSCLTRQRALTYYAVDISPTGLENGTRQLLHDYPCLQVVGVVAEFGDGLRYLASGASGPRLVAFLGSTIGNFTAKEIAGFFTMLRRHLHPTDRLLLGVDLIKDPAVLEAAYDDAQGITANFNLNILVRLNRELSANFDPAAFRHRAVWNQEGGRIEMHLVSLRHQRVRIADLDLDIELRQGETIHTENCHKYSREQMQSLLADHGFQVLGCFSDPQDQFCLFLAS
- a CDS encoding SpoVT / AbrB like domain protein is translated as METTLDRFGRVVIPKEIRDILGLKPGELLKVEQSDDEVILKPLREEPPIKVKDGVLVYAGTATGNLMEAVRTHREERLKRVSSPRRS
- a CDS encoding glycine/betaine ABC transporter substrate-binding protein, whose translation is MNLLSFWIAHRADMLGAIAQHLLLTLVATAAAIAIAVPLGIVATRRPRLGAVLLTFANIAQTVPSLAMFGFLVALPLIGGIGARSALLVLILYALLPVMRNTVAGIQGIDRAARDAGVALGMTPRQLLLQVELPLAMPTMVAGVRVAAVVGVGAATIAAAIGAGGLGDYIFRGLSMTEPTLILAGAVPAALLALTVDASLGWLERAMMPGAARSGRVTARALTAVGVALTLIVMGSFVVSGRWGARVIIGSKNFSEQVILGELLAQTIERTTDLRVERRLNLGGTFISDQALRSGAIDAYVEYTGTALTAIFHQPVSRDHADVLARVTAAYAATGRTVLPPLGFNNTFAILIRVAEARRLNLNTISDAAPHTPSWKAAFGYEFLEREDGYKGLVQTYGLRFAETPHVMDLTLSYRALAGGSVDLIAGEATSGLIKGLDLFMLEDDRRYFPPYHAIPVVRTETLAAHPELQTAIERLAGRISEGAMRQMNYDVDVNHRDVAVVAREFLDKLFQGS